DNA sequence from the Thunnus maccoyii chromosome 7, fThuMac1.1, whole genome shotgun sequence genome:
TGAGGCAGCCAAACTTGACCTTAACAGTATTCTACTGTTCGCTCATTCTGTATTTGTATTGAACATTTCATTTGATAAGCCATTTTTCAGAGTTTAAGTTTTCAAAAACAGATTGTGGAGTAATGAAAGAGCTTTTGCCCTTTGGAACCTTCCTccatcagataataaagcaATAATGATTATGTAATGCTTCTTCTGTGGAAGCTCAATAGACTAGTCCTGGCAAGACACTCACACTTCATTCTGTGCTGCGTCAGCTGACAGCTAGCTTATCATACCCATCAAATCTCTGCAGTGATGTGGTGGTCTTTTTAAAAGCCTTCATGCTCATACTCCCTGTTGACGCTTTACTGCTGCTGCCTCAACAAAAGCCTCCTTCACCGTAGCCTCCAACTGCTGTGGCTTGAGTCTGTTTTATCCTCCCTGCTGAGGTCACACTACTAGGTTAAATATGGGACTATGGTTTGCTGCATCCCCTTCAAGTTATTTATCATGTGTTGTCTATTCTGTTCTGTTATGCTGTACTGCGGCGACAGAGGGCCTTTCCGACAGCAATTCCATGCTGCCAAGTCAAATAAGCTATTGCCATCTCTAACTGCAATACATGACATCAGTGACTAATAAAACGATAGTTACTGTCAGTGACCTCATTCTACCTTTCTACATGGTAGTGAGCTCAGCTCAGAGAGGATGTGAGGGTGAGTTTTTGGGTAGAACAGCAGAAACTGGTGGTTCTTGTGCCTTGCAGGCCATATTGTAAAGATTTTCACTGTCAAGCAAAGACTGAATTATTTACTCACAggtaaataattaatttattattcacgtcatttttttattggtttatcTGACAGGGACAGTGATCATTGATCAACAGACAAGCCTGTTGTCCCAGCCAGTGGTTTAAAAAGGCTCTCTAAATATAGATATATCTTATAAAATTCAAATTCTCACAGTATAACACAGTAATCAGCCACAGTTTATAGGCTTACTAAACCTGAAATCCACCAGTGATGGAGACATTGGTGGATAAACCTTCAGCCTACTGTAGGGATGCTTTGACACTTAAAAGAGGAcccaatttagcattgcactcctatgTCATTGTTGGACTGACGATAGATCGTTTAaaacttgatgcagcagaatCAGAGATATTGTCTTATCAAAACCTGGCACCTACATtgcccacaatgcaacttgactcAATTCACTCAGCTGTGCAGATTCTgatgtgttatgctagtagcagttAATGTAGCCTCCATCTGCTGCCCTCAAGCAGAAATGTGGGGCGAGCTACAAAAGTCTGGTAACTTCATTTCTTTCTATCTCAACACCCACAGAtgatcattttcaaacttgtagccaCGACTCACTTGTGACATCATTAGAGGTAATTTATATCAGACTTTGCGCAACTCTCACTGGAGTCACAAACCATATGTGATATGCAGTAGCACTCCTCAAGACTTGTTAACAggctttgatgtgtaaaattgatgGAGCTCCCCTTGTTCATGTATTTGTTGAGGTACAAGCAGAGTTTTGAAGCTTTGTTGGAAAAAATAGTTAGATCCTCAACCAAATCAcatatattatgtgttatttattatgttttcattcGCTTCTTTGCAgcacattcatgtttttaagcCTCCTTAAAGGCTGATTTGTGCCTCAAGGGTCCTCAGGCCTACTTGTCCTCTTctacaaataaattattccctTAATAATCATGTTCTTTCAAGAATTACCATTATACACTAATATGCAAACTATgtatatttagttatttatttttctaacaactaaatgtaacattttattaactTCACAAACTGGGTTTAAGATAAACACATATGGTGTATGACAATAATTTAATAAACAGCGCTATTAGGGCTCAGtagaaatgtttgtattttatattttttaaaaccagtGTTGTTTCTAGAACCAGGCCATGATACATTCATTGTGTTATGAATATATGCCAAAGGTCAGATCTATCTCTTTGTCAATACGCTATCAAAAAAAtaagaggaaaggaaacaatAGACTTTGACctttctgatgttttacatCTTAGTGGAGACTTAATGTCCGTACTAGATAGACCAACTTGTGAAGTTCTTTCATTGTGTGTTCTAGGCTACCAATCAGATTATATCTTCTTACAGCCAATTGGGACAAAGTAGGCTAGCTGGCTGGGTGTGTTGGAGTTTAAACTTTGGACCTGAGAAGAGGAGCTGAGAGATACAGTAGAAACTCTTTAGGAACAGAGAGACAAAGCTTTTACACAACAAAGTAAATTGGATATTTTAACTAGATCTCTGTTGTCTTGGGAGTTTCTTTGGTGTGCTACCCAAGCAGGGAAACTATGGAGCAATACGCAGATCAGGTGAGTAacaaaatattgtcttttttattggATTGTAGTATGCCAGTTATGGGTTACAGTGAGAGTTAAAACTGGAAAGTCCCGCAGAGGAAAGTTCAGCTTGTCAGCACATCTACATCTAAAATCTACCTTACTCTAAAGACAAATGCCTGTTTTAGAATAACAATGAAACAACAGAGTGTCATAAAAAATTGTCAAACTGATTCAGCCCAGAATGCGGAAAATattgtacagtacattgtgCTCTGGGAGGATCGTGGTGAATTGTTGGCAATAAAGCAGTAGTCCCCAGCTGTGGCAGCATATGAAACCTTTATCatcttgttgtctttgtttctaAAAGCTTTGTTGTCATTAAATGTCATGATCTCATTTCAGGGTTGCGATGGCATCGAGCTGCTTGACTGGCTGTTTGATCAAAATGATGGAATCCTCCGTCATGAGGAACCAGGACACCATGGCAACCATCACACCTGGCCAATCCAGGACCCAAATGTGCGTGTGGCTGTGGGACCTTTCATGtcactcatacatacatacaaataacTGTTTActttgtatatactgtacaatagTTCCTCCTTCACAGATTGCGTGTTATAAAAGACTGTCCCATCTCTCGCCATGTTGTCacctcagacagacagactaatGATAGTTCTTTGGGTTTTCACCCAGCAGATGCTGCAGCCGGCTGAGCAGGCGGACGATGACTTCCTTAATGCCCTACTGAGTGGAAATGATTCTGTATCGGGTTCGCCTCTCTGGTCTCCCTCTCATAGTGACAGTGGGATCAGCGAGGACCCTCCCTCAGACCAGATGGACAGCCCTCAGCGCCCTGAGAGCCCCCCTGGGGACGCTCACTACTTCAGCCCAAGGCCACAAACCAAGGCAGCCCTGGAGGCCGACGTCTCCATTGACCTCAGTAAGTCACAAGGAGAACATTCATAATGGGAAACATTATAATATCAATCATTTAATATAGATTCAACTTTATGGAGAAGTGTTTCCAATGATGTGAGtcgaaaaagaaaaagatggtgAATTAGGAATTTCAGTCTCAATATCTTCTGGCTTTGTTCCTGGACATGAATCCCTGAATCCCCTGTATCACAGATAATAAAGTAGGATAACATAGATTATTTGGGACTGTGTACAAGACTATTTAAACTATCAAAGACACTGAcgttatgaaaaacaaaagtaccCATGTTGAGGACTAAAAAGAGTAACTGGTATTTGAGCATTGGAGCAAGGCTCCAACTGTCATTTCAAGGTTTTTTATCATTGTTTATCGCATAATCCAAACAGTGACACTAGCATGTCTTATTGATCTTTGTTTGCATTTACTCTATCTGTATCCTTGTGTCTGTGCGGGTGCAGATGGCTGGGACCCCAGCTTCCCAACGGGCAGGACAAAGATTACGCAATATCCTTCTGATGTACATAGACCGCAGCTGTCCTCTGGCTTTCCTCTAACTGTCAAGGATCTGCTACTGTCTGGCACACCAGAGCCAGTAAGTATGTCCTGGTTGTGTTGGGAGTTTGACAGAGTATGTGTGGGTGGTTGTAGTAGAGGGGCAGCGATAGTGTCTTGTGGGTGTTTGTGTATATTGTTTGTGTACATAACCTGTTGTTTACCTTTTGTGaaagttagtgtgtgtgtgtgtgtgtgtgtgtgtgtgtgtgtgtgcgcgcacatGTGTATTTCAGTAAAAAACAAGTGGGTGACTACACTTGTTGAAATCATGGATTTACCAGGGGGCGAGGCCTTTGgaatttcaaatgaaatatctatttttaaacatttgtgtaCAGGAAGCGTGCAGCAAATCTTCCCAGCTTTGTATGTTGACAGAGGAATAAGGAATGTGACGAAACATTTAAAGGATGTAGGtccatacatttttttcaagtctgtcttaaaatagtcaggtgcccatatgaagaCTGAAAcgggtttttcttgctgtactgattccttctgttcatattgGCTGTTTAAATATCCCTTCATaatgtgttttcaaatgtaaaatactaACCTGCGAGGCAATTTTGTctggagaaagaagaaaaatactgaCCTGTGAGATAGTTTGATGTGAGAGAGGCTCAATGACACATGAAGCAGGTTGATCAGGTGGGAGGTCATAAATACCAACGGATCTATAATACCAACGGATGAATAGATCTATGGGAACTATAAACCAGTTTAATTGAACAGTGGGGCAGAATCTTTGATTGCCTATAAGCAGCAGATAAGTTTACCTCAAACTAGGCTGTTCTGAGTCACAGCAGGTGGTAAGTCTTTCCTGGATAGCACTTTAGATCTCGGTGCTATGACAGTTATTCTTAGTTTGAATAAATATAAGCAATCCTAGACATAACCACCACTATGTGCCtgtgacatttatgtttaatgtcctacaacattaaaatgagacaaatcaAGTTAAATAACactcaaaaacactgaattgatTGTTCTTACTGTTGCATGCTGGGAAATCTTGAGGAGGGTCAAACCAGTACTCTgtagtatcttttttttttttacatttttttaaagacaattaaaagacaaaagacaagtGTAGAGTAGCTTATGAGTGTGTATACAGGCTTGTAGTTATTCCTTTTGGATTAAGTACCACAGGCGTGTCGGCCCTCTATGAgtgctttgtttgtttcttctcttctcttgctCAACTTTTGCAATGACTGCAACCAAAACACACGTGGGTCAGTTTTTGTAACCTGTGAGTCACTGGAAGGGCAGAAAACAGGGCAAAAAATATTCCTAAACCCTACTGACAAAAAGTGGGAatttttgtactaaaaagactaactttggaagatatccacttgagTTTACTAactgactgctgaagcctcatatatgattcagataaacatttgaatacatttttgcacaaaacgaggactgtggatttttaaAGCACATTAGGGAATCTTTCATGGTCAGTATgcacaggaggaatgattacagcaagaaaaacctgtttcaatgttttttgtcttaagacagacttgaaaagttgAGTACCCCAACGTATCCTTCAAGTCAGTATTCGGTTGAAGTTGATATTTTCCTTAAACTTTCCCATAAATGTGTTACTTCCTTTGGAAAATGCAGTTAtgtgaaatacataaaatgcattttattgaaGAAAAGTTTATGCTGCATCATCTTAAATGGCGTTTGTCATTGGATTACAAAAAGAGTCATCAGTGGATACAGCAAATGACCACAAGCAGAATATagtgtttgtgcatttatgCCTCTCAAAGTTTAGggtttgcagtgttttgggTTTCAGCACACTTCAAGTACTGATCCCATCTTTGCAGACCACTTTAataagaagagggagagagtggcAGAATGCACCTTCTCACACCATACCTGCTTTGAGTTAGCCATGAAATTAGAGTGTTGAAGGTGGACGGATATTCTGGACTCATTTAACTACTTCTTGTGAAGCCCTACGGAGAGGAGGGATGGAAGAGACATGGGGCCAGAGAGAAAATTTAATCAAACAGcagtgatgatgttttaaatattaGTATTCATATCTCACCTCCAGCCCCCACAGCCATCACAACAGTCAATTCAAGAGTTGATTCTCAATGAAGACGAGAAGAAGCTTTTGGTGAAGGAGGGGGTGACTCTACCCACTCAATTACCTCTCACGAAGGTAAATTTCTATCAATGTTTGTGGGTatacaatgaaaacaattaGCAGCTCTCAGAAACTATTCTGCAGAGGTTCAGACTTAAACATTCCTTCCTCTGTGACCAGTATGAAGAGAGGATTCTGAAGAAAATACGCAGAAAGATTCGCAATAAGCAATCTGCCCAGGAGAGccggaagaaaaagaaggagtaTATTGATGGGCTGGAGAGCAGGTAAGAGTCTAATTTAATTAATCTCATTTACACAAGAGTGGCAAGCAAATGTAGAAAAGATGatgattttacatgttttagaATGTTAATTACAAATTCAGTATGCTTTCCATTACTGCAAACCCTCTTCCAAAACTTAATGTAAGTCTCTTGATAGTTTTCCTGCTGCACCCTCCAAGCAGTCATTGGTCAGTccatttcaattcaattttttcacttcaattcaattttatttataaagcaccaaatcataacaaaagttatctcgGGGCaattttcacatagagcaggtcaagagcgtactctttaatttacagagacccaacaattcccccatgagcaacagagcagcaaggaaaaactcctctttaacaggaaaaaacctcaagcagaactgggctctaggtgggcggccatctgccttgactaGTTGGTTTGAGAGAGaaagcgggagagagagagaggagaagagggagggggagataCTTTCATAGTTTTTCAGAAAACTATGAAAGTCCATGATGTGCCATACTCATGTAACTGTGATTCCAGGGCTTGATTCTGGCCTTTGTCATTCATCATTCCCCTCTCTCCACATGTTTACTGTCTATTAGTTGCTGTTGAATacaaaaatgccagaaaataatCTTAAGAAACACGCTTCAGGTAACATCACGGTGAACATTTCATCTACAGTTTTGAGTAAAAGTTAGGAGTAGTTTAGGAGCTTAGACTGTTTAAAAACGGATGTGCTGAACAAGTGGGAAAGGAAACCAATCGTGAACATATGTTATACCTTGGAAAACTGGATGTCAATAATATGAAGTGCATTGTATGCCATTTTAAATGGTTAACATGCAAAATTATCTGTATGGGCCTCTAAATCATAAACTAAATGAGATTAGCACAGTTCTAAAAGTCATTCTGAGCAGGTAGCGTGCAGCTTTTTTAACGATTATTTTTCgagtatttttgcatttaagTATAGTATGAATTGTATATGataaagaagaagacaggaactatagagaggtgagagaggtCCCCATCCAGAGTCAAACTGGCAATGTTGCAGTTGCCACAGTGCACATTTTAGTCCCTCAGCCACATTGACACCCTCATACACttttacagaaaaacatcaCTTGTAGTTTTGGGTGCAGTAgtacagttgttgtttttaatgttaataaaaataaatataatggaGCTTTAATGAAAAAGTTTGATTCCACTGAATTCTAACTAGAGTGATTTCACTGTGTCTGCTCCCCCTCTGTGTTATCTTCTCTAGGATGGCTACCTGCAATGCACATAATCAGGAGCTGCAGAGGAAAGTGTCGCAGCTGGAGAAATGTAACGTGTAAGGGAATTTAAAAGTGGGACTTCTCTTTCCCTTTCCGATGATCAATCACTCATCCCTCTGTAATCTCTTGGCAATGGTTGTAATgacatttcttttattgtttttttgtctttcctctttccttttcccACGTCCTCTCCACAGGTCACTGATGGAACAGCTGCGCAGACTCCAGGCTCTGGTCATGAATACGTCTAACAAGCCAGCCCAGACTGGGACATATGTAATGGTATGgccgtcctctctctctctgtgtctgtgtgtgtgtgtgtgtgtgtgtgtgtgtgtgtgtgtgtgtgtgtgtgtatgtgtgtgtgtgtaatgcagGTAGACAAACTACCCTGACGCTCCATATGACtcattgttaaaagaaaacaaatcaccTTCACAGCAACCTAAAAAGCAACAATCATTACAGCTGCTTTAGCCACTACATTTGTCCACAATGGACAAGACATCACAAAGGACACAAAAAGGCACAGTCCccataaagaaaaatacactgtCTGAACAGAAGCCATTTATTGCCTTTGATCACTCCAATGGAATAAAATACAAGGCCTGAGGCTACATAAgaggaaagattttttttaatctataaatATGAATTAGTCTCAGTTCACAGTCACAGAATACATATTCTCCACAAGCGCAGCAAGAGCATGATTACTCTCTTTATTCTGAGCATTGCAGCCTGAATGCATATTCACAGAGGGAATATCTGAGCCGCTCGCCATACAAACGTCCAACGATGTAGAACACACTGATTTTCAAGCACTAACTTTCTTTGACCCAAACTCACTGCGAATGATGTGTTTTCCTCCTATTCTGGCTATTCTTTATCTaactctttccctctttcttttgcatttgattttttttatcccattcttaggtgctgctgctgtcctTCTCCCTAATCCTGTTCCCCAGCCTCAAGCCGTTCTCTGACACCAAGGTCAGCCAAGGAGACTTCAGCCCAGTCAGAAGTGAGTAACCTTCAGTACTAAAAAGCTTTCTGCGCCCACCTGCCAACTAATCCAGCACCTCTCTGTCACCACAGAGGAGCTTGTTAGAACTGCAGTCTCACCTGCCGCTGAAAAGGTTTTCACCCGCAGAGCCTGGCTAAGGATTTGCAGTCAAGTTTAAAAATCAGATTCAATGCACAGAGAACCACAGCCATGTATTATAATTACAGTTATTAAGATACAGCTCTGTCAACAGCTTCTGAAAAATCACCTTTAATCATTACTTTGTTATTAAATTTATTGGCACAGCCTCCAGAAgtcaattttttaaattaagagtGTAAATTAGGAATTTCACAGCACTAAGGTGTAATTTGTTACCATAAACTTTTTGACAGCCTGTTAAACGTTTTTGGAGATTTAGAGTCTTGAATTTGATGTACTCTGCGTTTatgtacacaacacacaaaaactggCACACACTTGCTTAGCACAGTGCCagtttaactgaagaaaacaacacaataataaGCAGAGCCGCATGTCCGCAGAAGCTTTAATTTGTTTATCTTTCCTCGGTGTCTTATTCTCACACAGTCCAGTCACGGTCCCTGCAGAACCTTCAGGCTTCACGCGTGCTGCATGTCATTGACCCCCCATTCTCCGCCGAGGATGAATCAGAGTCTCTGCACCGGCATTTCCCGGGAGACTTGGGATTGGAGGATATTACCACGCTGATGGGGAAGCTGAAGGTGAACAAACAACGGTCCGGTTTGGAGCCCGTGTCTGTAAACAGCAGTCAGGAAGAAAGGATGGGTCACTTCCACATAGACCCAATCACTGGTCACGTAGCTTCCGTGACCTTGGATCCCCACCGCTCTGCTAGGCTGCGACCAAATGCCGATGACATGTAAAAGAAATGAAGACACATGAATTCCCCAAAGTGTCCTTCTTCTAATAGAGCAGGGAATCATCTGGGGCTGCTGTTTACATAGAAATTAAGTTTTAATCATTCCTGTTTTGCCTTTCATATACATGCATgtctgtttgcctttttttctttatttgtgatactgttttatatcaatatatagATTTGAATGTTAAACTGAAATTGCCTGTCGAAGTGAACTGTGTATCCTTTGCCTTCTGGTTTTGATAAAATGCCAGTGTAAATTAGTGTGTGTGGGTAAATAGAGCGATGATGATGTGTACAGTTTTGATCTCAGCAGATGATTTGTAATATGTTTAAGGCTTTTAAAAGCATGTTTTCACTGAAGAATTGATTAGAACTGTTAAGATTCATTTATGGATAAAAAACCGCCTCAAATAAAAGATGTCAGAAAGAGAAATGTGGTTCAAAATACTGTGGATGCATTTTAGGgctttaataattaaaaaagccACTCCAAGCACAAGGTACAATATTTCCCCTGATAGTTCTGCCTCAAAAGATATGGTCCAATGTCTAGACAAGCCATCCCCTAAAGGTCGAGTACAGTAGGTTTGATGTCAGTGGAGGCATGgttaacagagagagagacagaaaactaGGCCAAAGGTGCAAAAGATGACCTCTTATCTTTTGACTCAGACTTCTTACCTAATAACTGACATGTTGATATATTTACTCACTGAAGACAGGCTGCTGCTTGTGTCTACAGCACTCATGTGTCTGTCTTGTCAGTGCAGACAAGTGCTGATGGGATGAAAGTGTTCTTAAGCCTGCTGCCTCTCAGACCAGAATTTCATCTAACATTTACGGTCTGACTTGTTCAGGTTGACATTTTCTGTGGCTGGCAAGACTTAACTTCACCGGGGAAGCAGAGATGCACTTGTGAAATTAAAAGACTCCACTGTAGAAACTGGCTTTTTTTTGACAGCATAGAGTAATAATTGAAagaatgtataaataaaacaccaacatggttcatattaaaacaaaaaatcatcCTGGAACAGGAATTTTATGTGAAATTATTTCATCCTTTACACTTTTTATAACCTTGAAGGCACAGAAAACATTATTGTGAACTTTCGTTTGGGGAGACATAACAtttcattattctgttttttgggGAGGCATTTTCTGCCTTTAGTAGATTGTACCagtagagagggagagagagatgcaacacAGGTCTCAGTCAGACTCAAATCAGGAACATTGCAGTTCATGGTCGATGTTGAAGACCGGGGGTGCCGCAGGGTTAGTTCAATAAAGCAATGGAAAGACTTTCAAAAACAGATCTGTGTTtcataacacattaaaatggaTAAAAAGAGAATTCAACAAAGAGAATTTTACAACTCCCACAATACTTTTTCTCTAACTTGAGGCTCTTTTTTTAAGACTCCTGACACACCAAACCAGCAGTCGGCCGCCGGGCATCTTTGGTTCGTCTGTGACTCACCAAACTGACTGTCAGCAGTTCTTGCAGTGCGTTAGTGAGAACATTTTAACAGCAACTTCAAGCAATGCGTTGATTTTTACTGGCACTAGTTCTTCGAAACTGGTGTATTAGGGTCCTAAAGATGTCAGtatgcaacactatgaatgcccTCCAGGGTCTAGATTGTGTAAAAGTGTGTGCCATTATCCTCATTTTTATACGATGATTGCATCTTGCCCCTCTCTGTTACAGCCGGCTCAATCTGCTTTCAAGTGTGGCTTttcagaacaactataaacacttcTGCCTTCAAACGTGGCCAGACTGCACTTTGTACAAACTAGTTTAGAGACACAGCTGTTGAGTTTTAACTTTTGTGGTTATACTGATATTACTGTACTAAAACTGAGGATAAAATCAGattctagttgacattgttttctaatatttattttacttttatgtatgATTAATAAAGGATTAAACTATGTAGTCAGATTTCATTCCTCCAATCActacaaatataatatattgtcatctttatatttatcaatgacaCTCAACTGCCTGCACAAGAGAGGACTGTGTATTCTGTAAAGTCACAGTATTAAATCAACATCATAAGTTATGCTACATGAAAGTAATAAGCTTTCTATATGCCTTGAAAAACACAATATGATGTGTTGACTTGTCTTTCTATCTCTTGTCTTCATCtgttccttttcctcttttattcaactttgtcttgtttttcctttaatcagGGTGAAAGTCTCTTGACCCTCAGTATCTCTAATCAGCACCTTAACCCCTTGCTTTGATTATCCAAATCCCCATGGAGCCGACAGCCCCTACACATAGATTGGCTACCACTGAGTTTGTGTAGCCATTAGTGGAATGACAGGAAAACTGAGTGTCCATCAAAGAAagccctcttcttctttttttaatctacaaaTTGGCTTTTATTTTCAATGTGAGGTGTGACGCTGGCCCAGATAAACTTGGCTTCTTACTTGTTTGGTGGAGGATTCCCAAGCACCTCCAAACTTTGGTATTAACAAAATTGTTTTTCCAATTTCAGCGAGAGAAGGAGGAAATTAATATACCCCAGCACATACTCAAGCTTCAGAGCTGaatctttcattttaaagaggTGCAAGAGcaattaaattatgttttctttttttgtcttgttttcttgttttttaggCATGTCAGTGCAGTTCTCTGCTGCAGCACTAATTTGACAGTAAGTCTAACTAGGAAGACACCAGCTGCAGTATTTTGATTAATAGAAAATATTGAAAGCAATATATTTTGTATACAGCCGTGGCCAATAGTTTTAAGAATGACACAAGTATTGGTTTTCACAAAGTTTGCTGCTTCAGTGTTTTTAGATCTTTTTGTCAGATGTTACTATGCTATACTGAAGTATAATTACAAGCATTTCATA
Encoded proteins:
- the creb3l3a gene encoding cyclic AMP-responsive element-binding protein 3-like protein 3-A, encoding MVVSSAQRGCEDDHFQTCSHDSLVTSLEGCDGIELLDWLFDQNDGILRHEEPGHHGNHHTWPIQDPNMLQPAEQADDDFLNALLSGNDSVSGSPLWSPSHSDSGISEDPPSDQMDSPQRPESPPGDAHYFSPRPQTKAALEADVSIDLNGWDPSFPTGRTKITQYPSDVHRPQLSSGFPLTVKDLLLSGTPEPPPQPSQQSIQELILNEDEKKLLVKEGVTLPTQLPLTKYEERILKKIRRKIRNKQSAQESRKKKKEYIDGLESRMATCNAHNQELQRKVSQLEKCNVSLMEQLRRLQALVMNTSNKPAQTGTYVMVLLLSFSLILFPSLKPFSDTKVSQGDFSPVRIQSRSLQNLQASRVLHVIDPPFSAEDESESLHRHFPGDLGLEDITTLMGKLKVNKQRSGLEPVSVNSSQEERMGHFHIDPITGHVASVTLDPHRSARLRPNADDM